Proteins encoded within one genomic window of Fusarium musae strain F31 chromosome 4, whole genome shotgun sequence:
- a CDS encoding hypothetical protein (EggNog:ENOG41~CAZy:GH3) has translation MADINVEEVLKKLSLAEKVSLLAGIDFWHTKSLPEHGVPSLRLSDGPNGVRGTRFFNGIPAACFPCGTGLGATFNQQLLEEAGKKMGEEAIGKSAHVILGPTINMQRSPLGGRGFESIGEDPFLAGLGAAALVRGIQSTGVQSTIKHFVCNDQEHKRMSVQAIITERALREIYALPFQLVVRDSQPGAFMTSYNGVNGTSCSESKKLLNDMLREEWGWEGLIMSDWYGTYSVTDAIKAGLDLEMPGPTRWRGDVLNFAAACEKVWGHVIDDRAREVLKFVKKCAASGVKEHGPEKTLDTPETAALLRKIGNESIVLLKNEKSLLPLAKDKKTLVIGPNAKVATYHGGGSASLAAYYAVTPYDGIAEKLGSQTAYTIGAYTHKLSPLLGSQTKGEDGKAGMSWKVYNKPPSDTSRKPVDELWLTKSEMHLVDYYNSELEDLWFADLEGILEVEEDSTYEFGVIVCGTANLYVNDELVVDNSTKQIAGDAFFGTATREELGRKDLKKGEKYKIRIEFASAPSFTLKLDNPVVGHGSLRVGASKVIDAKQEIERSVALAKEHDQVIICAGLNSDWETEGSDRESMKLPGALDELISAVAAANPQTAVVMQTGTPEEMPWLDEVPAVIQAWYGGNETGNCIADILFGDANPSGKLSLSFPKRLTDVPAFLNFRTEAGRTLYGEDVYMGYRYYEFADREVNFPFGHGLSYTTFAFSDLNVSSKDGKLTTSVTIKNTGSVRGAEVAQLYVRPMQAAKVNRPVKELKGFAKVELDAGESKTVTITELEKYAAAYFDEEKDKWCVEAGEYEVIISDSSAVTDKALKGSFKVDETYWWSGI, from the exons ATGGCTGACATTAACGTCGAAGAGGtcctgaagaagctgtctcTCGCTGAGAAGGTCTCCCTCCTGGCAG GAATTGACTTCTGGCATACAAAGTCACTCCCAGAGCATGGAGTCCCATCTCTGCGTCTATCAGATGGCCCCAACGGCGTAAGAGGAACCAGATTCTTCAACGGTATCCCGGCAGCATGCTTTCCCTGTGGCACCGGCCTTGGTGCAACATTCAACCAACAACTGCTTGAGGAAGCAGGAAAAAAGATGGGTGAAGAGGCAATTGGAAAGAGTGCTCATGTAATTCTCGGCCCCACCATCAACATGCAACGTTCACCTCTTGGAGGACGTGGTTTTGAGTCTATAGGCGAGGACCCCTTTCTCGCTGGCCTCGGTGCCGCTGCGCTTGTTCGTGGAATCCAGAGCACAGGTGTGCAGTCAACAATCAAGCATTTTGTATGCAATGATCAAGAACATAAGCGCATGAGTGTTCAAGCTATCATCACAGAGCGTGCACTCCGTGAGATCTACGCTCTTCCCTTCCAGCTGGTTGTACGAGACTCACAGCCCGGTGCATTCATGACATCTTACAACGGTGTCAACGGAACTTCTTGCAGTGAGAGCAAGAAGCTACTGAACGACATGCTACGTGAAGAATGGGGTTGGGAGGGTCTGATCATGAGTGATTGGTACGGCACATATAGTGTCACAGACGCCATCAAGGctggtcttgatcttgagatgccCGGCCCTACTCGCTGGCGAGGCGATGTCCTCAACTTTGCAGCTGCTTGTGAGAAGGTTTGGGGGCATGTTATTGATGACCGCGCCCGAGAGGTCCTCAAGTTTGTCAAGAAGTGTGCTGCCTCTGGTGTCAAAGAACACGGCCCTGAGAAGACACTCGATACACCTGAGACAGCCGCTCTTCTCCGTAAGATCGGAAACGAGAGTATTGTGCTCCTGAAGAATGAGAAGAGCCTTCTTCCGTTGGCGAAGGATAAGAAGACCTTGGTCATTGGACCTAACGCCAAGGTTGCGACTTACCATGGTGGTGGCTCTGCCTCTCTAGCCGCCTACTACGCTGTGACACCTTACGATGGTATCGCTGAAAAGCTCGGTAGCCAGACTGCATACACTATAGGTGCCTACACCCATAAACTGAGCCCTCTACTGGGAAGCCAGACCAAGGGCGAAGACGGAAAGGCTGGTATGAGCTGGAAGGTGTACAACAAGCCACCTAGCGACACATCCCGCAAGCCCGTCGACGAGCTATGGCTCACCAAGTCGGAAATGCACCTCGTCGACTACTACAACTCTGAGCTCGAAGACCTCTGGTTCGCAGATCTAGAAGGCATCCTAGAAGTCGAGGAAGATTCCACGTACGAGTTTGGCGTCATCGTCTGCGGGACTGCCAACCTCTACGTCAACGACGAGCTTGTCGTCGACAACTCGACCAAGCAAATCGCCGGCGACGCGTTCTTCGGCACAGCGACACGGGAAGAGCTCGGCCGCAAGGACCTAAAGAAGGGCGAGAAGTACAAGATCAGGATTGAGTTTGCCTCGGCCCCAAGCTTCACCCTCAAGCTGGACAACCCCGTCGTCGGCCACGGATCTCTTCGCGTCGGCGCATCAAAGGTCATCGACGCGAAGCAGGAAATCGAGCGATCTGTCGCTCTCGCTAAGGAGCATGATCAGGTCATTATTTGTGCTGGTCTGAACTCGGACTGGGAGACGGAGGGCTCCGACCGTGAGAGCATGAAGCTTCCCGGAGCTCTGGATGAGCTCATTTCCGCTGTCGCAGCCGCGAATCCGCAGACGGCTGTTGTTATGCAGACTGGTACGCCGGAGGAGATGCCCTGGCTGGATGAAGTCCCTGCTGTGATTCAGGCGTGGTATGGTGGTAACGAGACGGGTAACTGCATTGCAGACATTCTCTTTGGTGACGCAAACCCGTCTGGCAAGCTATCGCTGAGCTTCCCCAAGCGCTTAACCGATGTCCCAGCATTCCTTAATTTCCGAACCGAAGCCGGGCGAACACTTTATGGTGAGGATGTGTATATGGGATACCGATACTACGAATTTGCCGACCGTGAAGTCAACTTCCCCTTCGGTCACGGCCTCTCATACACCACCTTTGCCTTCTCAGACCTCAATGTTTCctccaaggatggcaagctcACCACAAGCGTTACCATAAAAAACACAGGCTCCGTGCGCGGTGCAGAAGTTGCGCAGCTTTACGTGCGCCCAATGCAAGCTGCCAAGGTGAACCGTCctgtcaaggagctcaagggttTCGCAAAGGTTGAGCTAGATGCTGGCGAGTCGAAGACGGTGACTATCACTGAGTTGGAGAAATATGCCGCCGCATACTTCGAcgaagagaaggacaagtGGTgtgttgaggctggtgagTACGAGGTTATTATTAGTGACAGCAGTGCTGTGACCGACAAGGCACTCAAGGGCTCCTTCAAGGTCGATGAGACATACTGGTGGTCTGGTATTTAA